ACCACAAAATCAATATCGCGAATGGAGCCTCCTGGCGAGACCTGACGTAATGCACGAAGGCAGTTGGTGACAAAGACTTTCTGTTTTGCCTGGCGGCGCACCAGCCGGATTTTTTCCAGTGAGGTATGGTTTTCAATAGGCACCAAGGTGCCTGCTTTGATGTAAACTACTTTGGCAAAAACCGACGGACTCAACGGTTCGCGGAAGAACTCCACCGCACCATTTTCGTGACGAATACTGAACAGACTTTCCACTTTGGCGAGCGGATATTTTTTGATCTCTTCTGCGAGGTATAAATCACTCAATCCCAGTTCGGTTTTAATCAGCAAACTCACCATATTGCCAGCCCCGGCAAGGTGGACTGATTTCACCTGTCGGGAACCATTGATGGTCGCCGCATCGGTTGAGCCCGCACCAAGGTCGAGGATCGCCAAAGGTGCAGCGCTGCCAGGCGTAGTCAGCGCACCGGCAATCGCCATATTGGCTTCTACTCCCCCCACTTCCACATGGGTATTCAGTTTCAGGCTCAATTCGCGGGCAATGACTTCCATTTGCAGGCGGTCTGATTTCACCATCGCGGCGATCCCAACGGCATTTTCCATTGAAAACTCACCGGCGATCCCCCCCTGAACCTTACGGGGAATAAACGTGTCCACTGCCAGCAAGTCCTGAATGAAAATCTCATCAGCACCGTGTCCACTCAAAGAAGCCATCACCTGACGAACGCGTTCAAGCATGCCTCCCGCGTGGGTTCCGGACTCACCTTTTATATCCAGAATTGGCGCACAACCGTTTACCGCTTGCATGATGATCTCTGCGCCACTAGTCACATCCGCTTGCGCGTTGCGTTTCTCCCCGCGGATAAAGAGGTTCCCCGCTGGAATAACCCGTGATTTCACATCACCTTTTGGCGTTTTCAGTACCACAGCGGAACGGTTACCAATCAATGCCCTGGCAACCGGGACAATCATCTGGGTTTCTTGCGGGCTAAGATTGAAAAAAGTCGCAATACCATAGGGATTTGAAAGCACAGAGATAACCTGCCCCGTCGCAGCCACTTCTACCGCCGCCTGCACCCCTTCAGGCACCTGCTCAAGCAACGTTACCTCATCAACAATAGGTAATGTCCGCGATAAGCGGTTATGGACTAGCACGCCATCGTCTTGTTGCAGGATCACCGCGACAATATTAATCCCTCGCTCCAGAGCCGCATTCAGTTGCCAAGCAACATCCAGGAAATCCACCCGGCTGTTGATAAGCGGGATCCAGCCTTTGTCATACTCAGGGCAATCGACATCAACCAGCTTTTCCAGTGCAATGGTCGTCCCCACACCAATCCCCTCACCGCCTGGCGTTTGGGGGTTGTGACCAATCATAG
Above is a window of Lelliottia jeotgali DNA encoding:
- a CDS encoding Glycerol dehydratase reactivation factor large subunit, producing the protein MALIAGIDIGNATTEVALAESGEHGSRFLTSGIVSTTGTKGTRENIPGVIAALEHALEKAGRAQNEVALIRLNEAAPVIGDVAMETITETIITESTMIGHNPQTPGGEGIGVGTTIALEKLVDVDCPEYDKGWIPLINSRVDFLDVAWQLNAALERGINIVAVILQQDDGVLVHNRLSRTLPIVDEVTLLEQVPEGVQAAVEVAATGQVISVLSNPYGIATFFNLSPQETQMIVPVARALIGNRSAVVLKTPKGDVKSRVIPAGNLFIRGEKRNAQADVTSGAEIIMQAVNGCAPILDIKGESGTHAGGMLERVRQVMASLSGHGADEIFIQDLLAVDTFIPRKVQGGIAGEFSMENAVGIAAMVKSDRLQMEVIARELSLKLNTHVEVGGVEANMAIAGALTTPGSAAPLAILDLGAGSTDAATINGSRQVKSVHLAGAGNMVSLLIKTELGLSDLYLAEEIKKYPLAKVESLFSIRHENGAVEFFREPLSPSVFAKVVYIKAGTLVPIENHTSLEKIRLVRRQAKQKVFVTNCLRALRQVSPGGSIRDIDFVVLVGGSSLDFEIPQLITEALSHYGVVAGQGNIRGTEGPRNAVATGLVLPLEA